Proteins encoded by one window of Dendropsophus ebraccatus isolate aDenEbr1 chromosome 4, aDenEbr1.pat, whole genome shotgun sequence:
- the S1PR1 gene encoding sphingosine 1-phosphate receptor 1 — protein sequence MTLTPSTTSSVIVKHYNYTGKYKSIFSSELKPTEIIFIIICCFIVLENVLVLLTIWRTKKFHRPMYYFIGNLALSDLLAGAAYMANILLSGSNTYRLTPVQWFIREGSMFVALSASVFSLLAIAIERYITMLKMKLHNGSRSSRSFLLIGGCWLLSLCLGGLPLMGWNCIYEMKNMDYMEYMKYMEYCSTVLPLYHKHYILFCTSIFCILLIAIVILYARIYFLVRTRSRSLTFRRNCARASRSSEKSMALLKTVIIVLSAFILCWSPLFIFLLLDVGCKVKACPVLFKAEYFLSLAVLNSATNPIIYTLTNREMRRAFLKMACCCHCPILDPGTKVKRPIITGMEFSRSRSDNSSHPQKDEVEYHGTIMSSGNVTSSS from the coding sequence ATGACTCTAACTCCGTCGACGACGTCCAGTGTCATCGTAAAACATTACAATTACACCGGAAAGTATAAGAGTATTTTTTCCAGTGAACTGAAGCCGACGGAAATCATCTTCATCATAATCTGTTGCTTCATTGTGCTGGAGAATGTCCTGGTGCTTCTTACCATCTGGAGAACCAAGAAGTTTCATCGGCCCATGTATTACTTCATCGGTAACCTGGCCCTTTCCGATTTACTGGCCGGAGCCGCGTACATGGCCAACATTCTCCTTTCTGGATCCAATACTTACCGATTGACGCCGGTCCAGTGGTTCATCCGGGAAGGGAGTATGTTTGTGGCTCTCTCCGCCTCTGTCTTTAGCCTTCTGGCCATTGCCATTGAGCGATACATTACCATGCTAAAGATGAAGCTGCATAACGGTAGTCGAAGCTCCCGGTCGTTCCTTCTGATCGGCGGCTGTTGGTTGCTGTCGCTATGTCTTGGAGGACTCCCGCTCATGGGATGGAACTGCATATATGAAATGAAAAACATGGACTATATGGAATATATGAAATACATGGAATATTGCTCGACCGTGCTTCCCTTGTACCATAAACATTACATCCTTTTCTGCACCAGCATCTTCTGCATTTTATTGATCGCCATCGTCATCCTATACGCCAGGATTTATTTCTTGGTCAGAACGCGGAGCAGAAGTTTGACCTTTAGAAGAAACTGCGCCCGAGCGAGTAGGAGCTCGGAGAAATCCATGGCCTTGCTTAAAACCGTCATCATTGTCCTAAGCGCCTTCATCCTATGTTGGTCGCCCCTCTTCATCTTTCTCCTGCTGGACGTTGGTTGTAAGGTCAAGGCTTGCCCGGTTCTGTTCAAAGCCGAGTACTTTTTGTCTCTTGCCGTCCTCAACTCGGCCACCAATCCCATCATCTATACCTTGACCAACAGGGAGATGAGGCGTGCCTTCCTAAAGATGGCTTGTTGTTGCCATTGCCCGATCCTGGATCCGGGAACAAAAGTCAAGAGACCCATCATCACGGGCATGGAGTTCAGCCGGAGTAGGTCGGACAATTCTTCGCACCCTCAGAAAGATGAGGTGGAATACCACGGGACCATTATGTCTTCGGGCaacgtgacttcctcctcctaG